In the genome of Synergistaceae bacterium, one region contains:
- a CDS encoding site-specific DNA-methyltransferase produces the protein MYKIDEIMNLFICGDAVTEMQKIPDKSIDLIITSPPYNLKNSTGNGMKNGSCGKWANAALIKGYSTYDDNMPYDKYVKWQRECLSEMMRLINDDGAIFYNHKWRVQNGLLQDRREIVEGFPVRQIIIWRRKGGINFNPGYFLPTYEVIYLIAKPAFKLVPHANSFGDVWEFPQEMKNKHPAPFPVALIERIISSTNANIILDPFMGSGTTAVAAKNLNRNFIGIEIAPEYCEMSKERLSCQLQSTQRELLLPL, from the coding sequence ATGTATAAAATTGACGAGATAATGAATTTATTTATTTGCGGAGATGCTGTAACTGAAATGCAGAAGATTCCGGATAAGAGCATTGATTTAATCATTACATCACCGCCCTATAACTTGAAGAACTCAACGGGCAACGGCATGAAAAACGGAAGCTGCGGGAAGTGGGCAAATGCTGCATTGATAAAAGGCTACTCGACTTATGACGACAATATGCCATATGATAAATATGTGAAGTGGCAGCGTGAATGTCTAAGTGAAATGATGAGACTAATCAATGACGACGGAGCAATATTTTATAATCATAAATGGCGGGTACAAAACGGGCTGCTTCAAGACAGGCGCGAAATAGTTGAGGGATTCCCAGTCAGGCAAATAATAATCTGGAGACGCAAGGGCGGAATAAATTTTAATCCCGGCTACTTTCTGCCGACTTATGAAGTAATATATCTCATAGCAAAACCAGCATTTAAACTCGTTCCGCACGCAAATTCATTCGGTGATGTATGGGAGTTCCCGCAGGAAATGAAGAATAAACACCCGGCCCCCTTCCCCGTTGCTTTGATTGAACGCATAATATCAAGCACAAATGCGAATATAATTTTAGATCCATTCATGGGAAGCGGTACTACAGCAGTTGCAGCTAAGAATCTTAACAGAAATTTTATCGGTATAGAGATTGCGCCCGAATATTGCGAGATGTCAAAGGAGAGATTATCATGTCAGTTACAAAGTACACAAAGAGAACTCTTATTGCCGCTTTAA
- the ilvC gene encoding ketol-acid reductoisomerase, protein MARVYYEKDCDLGKLTGKKIAIIGYGSQGHAHAMNLRDSGCDVIVGLYKGGKSWPVAEKDGFTVMTVSECTKAADIIMILINDEKQADMYRTEIAPYLTEGKTIAFAHGFNIRYKQIVAPKGVDVFMAAPKGPGHTVRSQYVAGKGVPCLVAVEQDASGKCLDIALAYIAGIGGARAGVLETTMQQETETDLFGEQTVLCGGVVDLMQCGFEVLCEAGYDPVNAYFECIHEMKLIIDLVNRGGVAAMNYSISDTAEFGEYVSGPRVLPHDKVKANMRKVLADIQDGTFAGRWIAENKNGRTFFNSKRDQLAKHPMEVIGKELREQMLWKDGSTLDDVSK, encoded by the coding sequence ATGGCACGAGTTTATTATGAGAAGGACTGCGATTTAGGCAAATTAACAGGTAAGAAAATTGCGATTATAGGCTACGGCTCACAGGGTCATGCACACGCTATGAATTTGAGAGACTCAGGCTGTGATGTAATTGTAGGGCTTTACAAGGGCGGGAAGTCTTGGCCGGTTGCTGAGAAAGACGGTTTTACTGTTATGACTGTCAGCGAGTGCACTAAGGCAGCAGATATTATTATGATTCTCATCAATGACGAGAAGCAGGCCGACATGTATCGCACGGAAATAGCACCGTACTTAACTGAAGGAAAAACTATAGCATTTGCTCACGGGTTTAATATTCGTTATAAGCAGATTGTCGCGCCTAAGGGAGTAGACGTATTTATGGCAGCACCAAAAGGCCCCGGCCACACTGTCAGGAGTCAATACGTAGCAGGTAAGGGAGTTCCCTGTCTTGTTGCAGTTGAACAGGACGCTTCAGGGAAGTGCTTAGATATTGCGCTTGCTTACATTGCAGGAATCGGCGGAGCTCGTGCGGGCGTTCTTGAGACGACTATGCAGCAGGAAACAGAGACGGATTTATTCGGCGAACAGACTGTATTATGCGGCGGAGTCGTTGATTTAATGCAGTGCGGCTTTGAAGTCCTTTGTGAGGCCGGTTATGATCCCGTTAATGCTTATTTTGAATGTATTCACGAGATGAAATTAATTATTGACTTAGTGAATCGCGGCGGAGTTGCTGCTATGAATTATTCAATCTCTGACACTGCGGAATTCGGCGAATATGTTTCAGGCCCCCGCGTTCTCCCTCATGATAAAGTTAAAGCTAACATGCGAAAAGTTTTAGCTGACATTCAAGACGGAACTTTTGCGGGACGTTGGATTGCTGAGAATAAGAACGGCCGGACTTTCTTTAACTCAAAGCGCGACCAGTTAGCAAAACACCCTATGGAAGTAATCGGCAAAGAATTACGCGAGCAAATGTTATGGAAGGACGGATCAACTCTTGACGACGTATCGAAGTGA
- the ilvD gene encoding dihydroxy-acid dehydratase has product MTTYRSDNIKSGIERTPNLSLLYALGLTKEEISRPIIGVVNSFSEIVPGHMHLDKIAEAVKAGIRAAGGTPIMFPAIAVCDGIAMGHVGMKYSLVSRDLVADSTEAMTIAHQFDGLVMIPNCDKNVPGLLMAAARVNIPTIFCAGGPMIAGHLKDGRRTCLSHMFEAVGAYHAGKLDEDGVNDYTENACPSCGSCSGMYTANSMNCLTEAIGMSLRGNGTIPAPYSARIRLAKLTGMKIMELVEKNICPRDIMTQEAFNNAEAVDMALGCSTNTMLHLPAIAHEAGITLNLSHTNEISERTPNLCHLAPAGDTFMEDLDRAGGVYAVMKELAKENLINTSLLTATGKTISENIADVENLDTNIIRPIDNPYSQNGGIAILKGNLAPDGCVVKRAAVAPEMMKHEGPARVFDSEDDAIKAIYSGQVIKPGDVVVIRYEGPKGGPGMREMLNPTSAICGMGLDKSVALITDGRFSGATRGASIGHISPEAAAGGNIGLVHDGDIIEIDINNYSINLKVSDQELAKRRENWTPNEPKIKTGYLARYAKLVTSADKGAILE; this is encoded by the coding sequence TTGACGACGTATCGAAGTGATAATATTAAATCAGGCATTGAGAGGACTCCAAATTTAAGTCTGCTTTATGCGCTGGGACTCACTAAAGAAGAAATCTCGCGCCCTATAATCGGAGTAGTAAATTCATTCAGCGAGATTGTGCCCGGTCATATGCATTTAGATAAAATCGCCGAGGCCGTCAAAGCAGGAATCAGAGCAGCAGGAGGCACTCCCATAATGTTCCCGGCTATTGCTGTGTGTGATGGAATCGCTATGGGACATGTAGGCATGAAATATTCTCTTGTGTCTCGTGATTTAGTAGCTGACTCGACTGAAGCAATGACTATAGCACATCAATTTGACGGGCTTGTCATGATTCCTAACTGCGATAAAAACGTTCCGGGCTTGTTAATGGCTGCTGCACGTGTAAATATTCCTACGATTTTTTGCGCGGGTGGTCCCATGATAGCAGGGCACTTGAAAGACGGTCGGCGTACTTGTTTGAGTCATATGTTCGAGGCTGTAGGAGCTTATCACGCCGGCAAACTCGACGAGGACGGAGTCAATGACTACACAGAGAATGCCTGCCCTTCCTGCGGTTCATGTTCGGGAATGTACACGGCTAATTCTATGAATTGTCTAACTGAAGCAATCGGCATGTCTTTACGAGGCAACGGCACAATACCCGCCCCCTATTCAGCAAGAATAAGACTCGCTAAATTAACCGGCATGAAAATAATGGAGCTTGTCGAGAAAAATATTTGTCCGCGCGATATTATGACTCAAGAGGCATTCAATAACGCTGAAGCAGTAGATATGGCTTTAGGCTGTTCGACAAATACAATGCTGCATTTACCCGCAATTGCACACGAAGCCGGAATAACTCTAAACTTGAGTCATACTAACGAAATCAGCGAGCGCACCCCGAATTTATGCCACTTAGCACCGGCCGGAGATACTTTCATGGAAGATTTAGACAGAGCAGGCGGAGTCTATGCTGTCATGAAGGAACTTGCTAAGGAAAATTTAATCAACACGAGCCTATTAACTGCAACAGGGAAGACTATAAGCGAAAATATTGCGGACGTTGAAAATTTAGACACGAATATAATTCGCCCGATTGATAATCCATATTCACAAAACGGGGGAATCGCTATATTAAAGGGGAATCTTGCCCCGGACGGCTGTGTTGTAAAGAGGGCTGCTGTTGCTCCTGAAATGATGAAGCATGAAGGCCCGGCACGAGTCTTTGACTCAGAAGATGACGCAATAAAAGCAATCTATTCAGGCCAAGTAATTAAGCCCGGTGATGTCGTAGTTATTCGCTATGAAGGTCCAAAGGGAGGCCCGGGAATGCGCGAAATGTTGAACCCGACGAGCGCAATTTGCGGAATGGGACTCGATAAGAGCGTCGCATTAATCACAGACGGCAGATTTTCAGGAGCTACACGGGGCGCAAGTATAGGCCATATTTCACCGGAGGCAGCTGCGGGCGGAAATATCGGGCTCGTTCATGACGGTGATATTATCGAGATTGACATAAATAATTATAGTATTAACTTGAAAGTCTCTGATCAGGAACTCGCAAAACGCCGCGAAAACTGGACTCCTAATGAGCCTAAAATCAAAACGGGGTATCTTGCACGTTATGCCAAACTCGTAACAAGTGCAGACAAGGGCGCAATACTAGAATAA
- a CDS encoding FkbM family methyltransferase yields MKFSSFIPASIKRRIKATKLYDIYVICARGGGGRIAYYQGSYSQKGEDCIILSIFDCLDIEKPSYIDIGANHPYSLSNTALLYERGSRGINIEPNPILSREIEYVRKEDINITAGIGENDSIMPFYVMSNYTLSTFSKQEAEARVNKDCKIKEIINVSVKTLKSIINEYCGGVFPDFMSLDTEGLDEIILRSLKDCPSLPKVICTETWEYGLRENHIPEICAILEPLGYMLLLDNKLNSFFVMRDLWEKAITNRKTRKL; encoded by the coding sequence ATGAAATTTTCTAGCTTTATCCCAGCTTCAATTAAACGCAGAATCAAAGCAACTAAACTTTATGATATTTACGTAATTTGCGCAAGGGGGGGGGGGGGGCGTATTGCTTACTATCAAGGCAGTTACTCTCAAAAAGGAGAAGATTGCATAATACTCAGTATATTTGATTGCCTTGACATTGAGAAGCCTTCATATATTGACATCGGAGCAAATCACCCTTATTCACTCAGCAATACAGCATTACTTTATGAAAGAGGTTCACGGGGAATTAATATCGAGCCTAACCCTATTTTATCCCGCGAAATTGAATACGTTCGCAAAGAAGATATTAACATCACGGCAGGAATTGGCGAAAATGATTCTATTATGCCATTCTATGTTATGAGTAATTACACGTTAAGCACATTTTCCAAACAAGAGGCCGAAGCTCGAGTAAATAAAGACTGCAAAATCAAAGAAATCATCAATGTTAGTGTTAAGACTCTAAAATCCATAATAAACGAATATTGCGGCGGAGTTTTTCCTGATTTTATGTCGCTTGATACGGAAGGCCTCGACGAGATAATTTTACGCAGCTTGAAAGATTGCCCCTCGCTTCCTAAAGTTATTTGCACTGAAACATGGGAATATGGCCTTAGAGAAAATCATATCCCTGAAATTTGTGCAATTCTTGAGCCTTTAGGTTATATGCTGCTGCTTGATAATAAATTGAACTCATTTTTTGTAATGCGCGATCTATGGGAGAAAGCAATTACAAACAGGAAGACCCGCAAATTATAA
- a CDS encoding 50S ribosomal protein L28 encodes MAKFCECCGRGPVSGNAVSHSNRHTRRRWLINLQNVKVDAGDGTYFKARVCTKCLKSGYVKRAVNAN; translated from the coding sequence ATGGCTAAATTTTGTGAATGCTGCGGAAGAGGTCCAGTATCAGGGAATGCTGTGAGTCACTCAAATAGACACACTAGAAGACGCTGGCTTATTAATCTTCAAAATGTAAAAGTTGACGCGGGCGACGGCACATACTTTAAAGCAAGAGTCTGCACAAAGTGTTTAAAATCCGGTTATGTCAAGAGGGCAGTTAATGCAAATTAA
- a CDS encoding leucyl aminopeptidase — translation MSRGQLMQIKRVDNIDSLDSLLVLLFEGEKFSGINNEICEIIETLTSRKDFTGKKGSLLRVPLIQGNLYLVGLGKREDCKLNLIRDSLAKGLRNIGRNHNKSVFVHLENLKNFDSLCVALGEAAILCAYSFDKYKTKGEDYEAFSLNEIYTDIYDEKEISRGVKFAESQIYSRELANEPGCVITPEILAEHAKKLAGKLNLECEIWDEKKILSEKMGALYAVGAGSKNPPRFIHLAYKPANPVKKIAIVGKGITFDSGGLNIKPDQFMLTMKGDKTGACNVLGILKGAAELNLNVEVHGIISAAENMPSGSAYKPDDIIRARNGKTIEINNTDAEGRLVLADALCAASELKPDAIIDMATLTGACAVALGKNRAGLFSNNDELADKLLSASNMSGEPYWRMPLEDEIIAESLKSPFADLVNCGERYGGAIFAALFLKEFINNNIAWAHMDIAGVDFNDKERGIYSKGASSFGVRTCLNYLCGIC, via the coding sequence ATGTCAAGAGGGCAGTTAATGCAAATTAAGCGCGTTGACAATATTGATTCGCTTGACTCTTTGTTAGTACTCTTATTTGAGGGCGAAAAATTTTCAGGCATAAATAACGAAATTTGCGAAATAATTGAGACTCTCACCTCGCGAAAAGATTTCACGGGCAAAAAAGGGAGTCTCCTGCGCGTTCCGTTAATTCAGGGGAATTTATATTTAGTCGGACTCGGGAAGCGTGAAGACTGCAAATTGAATTTAATTCGGGATTCACTCGCAAAAGGACTCAGAAATATCGGCAGGAATCATAATAAAAGCGTGTTCGTACATCTTGAGAACCTGAAAAATTTTGATTCGCTTTGTGTTGCACTGGGTGAGGCTGCTATATTGTGTGCTTACTCGTTCGATAAATACAAGACTAAAGGTGAAGACTACGAGGCTTTCTCGCTTAATGAGATCTACACGGATATTTATGACGAGAAGGAAATTTCACGGGGAGTCAAATTCGCCGAGTCTCAAATTTATTCGCGTGAACTTGCAAACGAGCCGGGCTGTGTTATAACTCCTGAAATCTTAGCAGAACACGCAAAGAAACTCGCAGGAAAATTAAATCTTGAGTGCGAAATCTGGGACGAGAAAAAAATATTATCCGAGAAAATGGGCGCATTATACGCAGTCGGAGCAGGCTCAAAGAATCCGCCGAGATTTATTCATTTAGCATACAAACCGGCGAATCCAGTCAAAAAAATTGCAATTGTCGGCAAAGGCATAACATTTGACAGCGGCGGACTAAATATCAAACCTGATCAATTTATGCTCACAATGAAGGGCGATAAAACAGGAGCCTGCAACGTTCTGGGAATATTAAAAGGTGCTGCAGAATTAAATTTAAATGTTGAAGTTCACGGAATTATATCAGCTGCTGAAAATATGCCCTCAGGAAGTGCTTACAAGCCCGATGATATTATTCGAGCAAGAAACGGGAAGACTATAGAGATAAATAATACTGACGCTGAAGGGAGACTCGTTCTTGCTGATGCTTTGTGCGCGGCCAGCGAGTTAAAACCTGATGCAATTATCGATATGGCAACTTTAACGGGGGCTTGTGCGGTGGCTCTGGGCAAAAACCGTGCGGGTTTGTTCTCAAATAATGATGAACTTGCTGATAAATTGCTTAGTGCCTCAAATATGAGCGGCGAACCTTACTGGAGAATGCCCTTAGAAGATGAAATTATTGCTGAATCGTTAAAATCTCCGTTTGCTGATTTAGTTAATTGCGGTGAGAGATACGGCGGAGCGATTTTTGCGGCGTTATTCCTGAAAGAGTTCATAAATAATAATATTGCATGGGCTCATATGGATATAGCGGGCGTTGACTTTAACGACAAAGAACGGGGCATTTATTCAAAGGGTGCAAGCTCATTCGGAGTCAGAACTTGTTTAAATTATTTATGCGGGATTTGTTAA
- a CDS encoding LicD family protein, whose amino-acid sequence MNIKLDIPENFFRGEERCGYYVSPEMKKVWAVELDLLAEFARVCEKHNIKFYMDGGTLLGAVRHKGFIPWDDDVDILLMREDYNKLLEIAPNEFKQPYFFYTPTQSREGRIMTFSKLFNDSTTIFENANSKLFYDVNKPDSHFGIYIDVFPLDDIPDNDKLLQKIVKRLNKLLRNMSLIDKYKNSYKPSSIAWKRPIKAFMHYVYKIMNMSFKPYHDKIMNIIDSSSYPESKRLAKLCMFPDPKFFTRRVWNRSDFDETVYLSFEMFNLPAPAGWENILDKFYGNWRKYYIRAKHGAFYDTEHPYTYYTKEGHSIDDNSI is encoded by the coding sequence ATGAATATAAAATTAGATATTCCCGAAAATTTTTTCCGCGGTGAAGAGAGATGCGGCTATTATGTCAGTCCCGAAATGAAAAAAGTATGGGCTGTTGAGCTTGATTTACTTGCTGAATTTGCCCGGGTCTGCGAGAAACATAATATAAAATTTTACATGGACGGCGGGACTTTGTTAGGTGCAGTACGTCATAAAGGTTTTATTCCCTGGGATGATGACGTTGATATTTTGCTGATGCGTGAAGATTATAATAAATTGCTTGAGATCGCCCCGAATGAATTTAAGCAGCCTTATTTTTTCTATACACCTACACAATCAAGAGAAGGCCGCATTATGACGTTCTCAAAATTATTTAATGACTCTACGACTATATTTGAGAATGCAAATAGTAAACTTTTTTATGATGTTAATAAACCTGACTCGCACTTTGGGATTTATATAGATGTCTTCCCGCTTGATGATATACCTGATAATGATAAATTGCTGCAAAAAATTGTTAAGCGTCTTAATAAATTATTGCGTAATATGTCATTGATAGATAAATATAAAAATTCTTATAAGCCCAGTTCAATAGCGTGGAAACGTCCTATAAAAGCATTTATGCATTATGTTTATAAGATAATGAATATGTCATTCAAGCCCTATCACGATAAAATTATGAATATTATCGATTCTAGTTCGTACCCTGAAAGTAAAAGACTTGCTAAACTTTGTATGTTTCCTGACCCTAAATTTTTTACCCGCAGAGTCTGGAATCGCTCAGATTTTGACGAGACCGTTTATTTATCGTTTGAGATGTTCAATCTTCCTGCTCCGGCCGGGTGGGAGAATATTTTAGATAAATTTTACGGGAATTGGCGCAAATATTATATACGAGCTAAACACGGTGCTTTTTACGACACCGAACACCCATATACTTATTACACGAAAGAAGGACACTCTATAGATGACAACTCGATATAA
- a CDS encoding adenylyltransferase/cytidyltransferase family protein: protein MKFYKLGYTTGVFDMFHVGHLNILRRAKEHCEKLIVGVSTDELVKSYKHKVPIMPLEDRLEIVSAIKYVDKVIIQSDLDKFKAWEKLHFNAIFHGDDWKDSELYNEMERKLKLVHVDTIFLPHTEGISTTILTEIIRRKK, encoded by the coding sequence ATGAAATTCTATAAGCTCGGCTACACAACAGGAGTATTTGACATGTTTCACGTCGGACACTTGAATATTTTGCGGCGCGCTAAGGAACATTGCGAAAAATTAATCGTCGGAGTCAGCACTGACGAACTAGTTAAATCATATAAGCACAAAGTCCCGATTATGCCGCTTGAAGACAGACTCGAAATTGTTTCAGCGATTAAATATGTCGATAAAGTTATAATACAAAGCGATTTAGATAAATTCAAGGCATGGGAGAAATTACATTTTAACGCAATTTTTCACGGCGACGACTGGAAGGACTCCGAGCTTTATAACGAGATGGAGCGAAAATTAAAACTTGTTCATGTTGATACAATATTTTTGCCTCACACTGAAGGAATTTCAACGACAATTTTAACGGAAATCATACGCCGCAAGAAATAA
- a CDS encoding Rne/Rng family ribonuclease — protein sequence MSDIKLIADTLENEQTRVALIEDGKLTEIFIEYNFDEEDNKFMSSRANSSRLARQGDIFIARIDTILPAINAAFASLVKPSKSHNEPRNAFLYLNEAPEIKSGDYLIVQVIKNARKNKAPRISARVSIPGRWLVLVPDSEETGVSRRIFDNSERKRLKKIADSLKSQIPGYGVIIRTAAEGIDEKFLQEDLNSLIKLWQEIKHKAKTNPAPCLLYRDTGALGRVLRDEISGNIDEIIINNPEEFESVKNFIERFYPESPNLQLYTGITPIFEYFEIESEIDKALERKVWLKSGAYLIIDQTEALTVIDVNSGKFTDSPDMRHTVLSVNLEAASEIARQMRLRSLGGIVVVDFIDMDFDEDREKLLKHFDSCIMHDRLKARIFSLTKLGLVELTRKRERPDLKSVMTRSCPLCGDNGFVEREESLAIKIKRFIRKITSANNSQAFLIQTSTHMANYLKNYIPDWEDEFNRKIFIAGIQNFAWDKYRLDYQGDLETTETRAKMAK from the coding sequence ATGTCTGATATAAAATTAATCGCTGATACACTAGAGAACGAGCAGACAAGAGTCGCCCTTATTGAAGACGGCAAATTGACGGAAATTTTTATAGAATACAATTTTGACGAGGAAGATAATAAATTCATGTCATCGCGTGCAAATAGTTCGAGATTAGCGCGTCAGGGAGATATTTTTATTGCTAGGATCGATACAATTTTGCCGGCCATTAATGCAGCATTTGCAAGTCTCGTAAAGCCCTCAAAATCTCACAATGAGCCGAGAAATGCGTTTTTATACTTGAATGAAGCTCCGGAAATAAAATCAGGTGATTATTTAATAGTTCAGGTTATAAAGAATGCCCGCAAAAATAAAGCTCCCCGAATAAGTGCCAGAGTCTCAATTCCCGGTCGGTGGCTCGTTTTAGTACCTGATTCAGAAGAGACCGGAGTCAGCCGCAGAATATTTGATAACTCAGAAAGAAAGCGACTCAAGAAAATAGCGGACTCGTTAAAATCGCAAATTCCCGGTTACGGCGTTATAATCAGGACAGCAGCAGAAGGAATTGACGAGAAATTTTTACAGGAAGATTTGAACTCGCTTATAAAACTTTGGCAGGAAATCAAGCACAAAGCAAAAACTAATCCCGCACCTTGTTTATTATATCGCGACACTGGAGCATTAGGCCGGGTCTTGCGCGATGAGATTTCAGGAAATATTGACGAGATTATTATTAACAATCCTGAAGAGTTCGAGAGCGTCAAAAATTTTATAGAACGGTTTTATCCTGAGAGTCCAAATCTGCAATTATACACGGGAATAACGCCCATATTTGAATATTTCGAGATTGAGAGCGAAATAGATAAGGCTTTAGAGCGTAAAGTCTGGCTTAAAAGCGGCGCATATTTAATAATTGATCAGACTGAAGCACTCACAGTAATAGATGTTAATTCGGGGAAGTTCACGGACTCGCCCGACATGAGACACACAGTTTTGAGCGTGAATCTTGAGGCCGCTTCAGAAATTGCCCGGCAAATGCGTTTGCGTTCACTGGGGGGGATTGTCGTAGTAGATTTTATTGACATGGATTTTGACGAGGACCGCGAGAAATTATTAAAACATTTTGACTCGTGTATTATGCATGATAGACTCAAGGCTAGAATATTCAGCTTAACTAAACTGGGACTCGTTGAATTAACGCGAAAACGTGAACGGCCTGATTTAAAAAGTGTTATGACTCGCAGCTGCCCACTTTGCGGCGATAACGGTTTTGTCGAACGTGAAGAGAGTCTAGCAATCAAGATTAAGCGATTCATCAGGAAAATAACGAGCGCAAATAACTCGCAGGCATTCTTAATACAGACAAGCACACACATGGCGAATTACCTAAAAAATTATATTCCTGACTGGGAAGATGAATTTAACAGGAAAATTTTTATTGCCGGGATTCAAAATTTCGCATGGGACAAATATAGACTCGATTATCAGGGCGATTTAGAGACTACAGAGACCCGCGCGAAAATGGCCAAGTAA
- a CDS encoding DUF2344 domain-containing protein produces MTNRTRLIYSKRGGACFVPHIALAQIFSRSALRAGLELVMTQGFSPRAKISFAPELPAGVIALNEPVDMFFTENYANLVDLLNNSLPEGFNISRAYNVPDESPSLGKMCKAAHYLVRLRNNNNIESFTRKFYQENIIEIAYKADWLNLIISEPAQNPIGGLVKNLVHENIITGWQDINIVREAIGLYENGRVRLYA; encoded by the coding sequence ATGACAAATAGAACGCGATTAATTTATTCAAAGAGGGGCGGAGCTTGTTTTGTGCCTCATATAGCACTGGCTCAAATTTTTTCAAGAAGTGCCTTGCGTGCAGGGCTTGAACTCGTTATGACTCAAGGATTTTCACCCCGCGCAAAAATTTCATTCGCTCCCGAACTTCCCGCCGGAGTAATTGCCCTTAATGAACCCGTTGATATGTTTTTCACGGAAAATTACGCAAATTTAGTTGACTTGTTAAATAATTCACTGCCTGAAGGTTTCAATATTTCGCGAGCCTATAACGTGCCCGATGAGTCGCCTTCACTCGGTAAAATGTGCAAAGCAGCTCACTATTTAGTCAGGTTAAGAAATAATAATAATATAGAAAGTTTTACACGCAAATTTTATCAGGAAAATATTATAGAGATTGCATATAAAGCTGACTGGCTGAATTTAATTATTAGTGAACCCGCGCAAAATCCCATCGGAGGACTCGTTAAAAATTTAGTTCACGAGAATATAATAACGGGCTGGCAGGATATTAATATAGTCCGTGAGGCAATAGGCTTATACGAAAATGGGAGAGTGAGGCTTTATGCTTGA